A region of Alteromonadaceae bacterium 2753L.S.0a.02 DNA encodes the following proteins:
- a CDS encoding dihydroflavonol-4-reductase — protein sequence MRVFVTGGNGFVGLNVVSALQQAGHEIWCLVRENSNTAYLDSFEVNKVSGRLDDHTFLRSITDQVDAVIHTAGITGCKKSELPMLMEVNARGTENVCRAAFESRVTKLVYTSTTSTIGCKNDPNQKANETTPLTGFRANNPYGISKIAAEDHIKKYADKGLDAVILNPAEVVGPFDYNLQWGRIVLAVAFNQLPFVPPGGGSFCHSAEVGQAHVNALTQGRSGEKYILAGSDVSFKTYIETIEALMGKVSDRPGGSYWMKYFNAWVSENMPYLINSKPAVEAYRMRVFAGHYYFDSSKAVNELGYNEAPLEEMLKACIGWYQTTGIVPAKAA from the coding sequence ATGAGAGTATTTGTAACTGGCGGAAACGGTTTTGTTGGGCTGAACGTAGTCAGCGCCTTGCAACAGGCGGGTCACGAGATCTGGTGTCTGGTTCGAGAAAATTCCAATACCGCATACCTGGATTCGTTTGAAGTTAATAAAGTTTCAGGACGGCTCGACGATCATACATTCTTGAGAAGCATTACCGATCAAGTAGATGCGGTTATACATACTGCGGGTATTACGGGGTGTAAAAAATCTGAATTGCCGATGCTCATGGAAGTAAACGCCAGGGGTACAGAAAATGTTTGTCGGGCAGCCTTTGAAAGTCGAGTGACTAAGCTGGTTTACACCAGCACAACATCGACTATTGGCTGTAAAAATGACCCCAATCAAAAAGCAAACGAAACAACACCTCTCACAGGATTTCGTGCAAATAATCCTTATGGAATATCGAAAATTGCTGCTGAAGATCATATTAAAAAATATGCGGATAAAGGTTTAGATGCTGTGATACTAAACCCTGCTGAGGTTGTAGGGCCATTCGATTACAACCTGCAATGGGGACGTATTGTTCTGGCGGTAGCCTTTAATCAGTTACCGTTCGTGCCGCCGGGGGGTGGAAGTTTTTGTCATTCAGCGGAGGTGGGCCAAGCCCATGTTAATGCTCTGACGCAAGGACGATCTGGCGAAAAATATATTCTGGCAGGTTCTGACGTTAGCTTTAAAACCTACATAGAAACCATTGAGGCACTGATGGGAAAGGTTTCAGACAGGCCCGGAGGTAGTTATTGGATGAAATATTTTAATGCTTGGGTTAGCGAGAATATGCCATACCTGATCAATAGCAAGCCTGCGGTAGAGGCTTATAGGATGCGTGTATTTGCTGGGCACTATTATTTTGACTCGAGCAAAGCTGTTAATGAATTGGGTTACAACGAAGCGCCGTTAGAGGAAATGCTAAAAGCGTGTATTGGGTGGTATCAGACAACTGGAATCGTGCCTGCAAAGGCTGCTTAA